GTGATCGCGACGCAGAACCCGGTGGAGCACCACGGGACGTATCCGCTGCCGGAGTCGCAGATGGATCGCTTCCTGATGCGGGTGTCGATGGGATATCCGGAGGCGGCGAGTGAGCGGCAGATCCTGCGCTCGGAAGCCGGCATGGCGCAACTGGAGCACCTGCGCCCGGTGATGAGCGGCGCCGACGTCACCGCCATGCAGGAAGAGATCGCGCGAGTGAAGGTGGACGACGCGCTGGTGGACTACACGCTGGAGATCGTGCGGCGCACGCGCGATTCGGAACACCTCTCCCTGGGAGTCTCGCCGCGCGGCGCGCTCATGCTTTTCCGCGCGGCCCAGGCGCTGGCTTACGTGGAAGGACGCAGCTTCGCGCAGCCTTCGGACTTCAAGTCGCTGGCGGTGCCGGTGTTCGCGCACCGGGTGGTGGTCAATGCGCGCTACGCCTCCACGCTGAAGAAGAGCGAACAGGCGGAACAGATCCTGAAGGACATCGTGGATTCGGTACCCGTACCGGTGTAGCAAGATTTGCTCATTGAATCAGTCAATCATTGAATCATTGAAAAGCCAAAACCCCGAAGCCAGGACCTTTCCACTGACTCAATGATTCACTGATTCAAATGATTCAATGACTCAATCCCTGCGTTTTCTGATGCTGGCGGCGCTGGCGGTATGGCTGGGCGGGATCGTGTTCTTTGGCGCGGTGGTGGCGCCCACGCTGTTCAGCGTGCTGGCGTCGCGGCATCTGGCCGGCACAGTGGTGGTGGAGGCGCTGACGCGGCTGCACTTGATGGGGATGGCTGCAGGCGCGCTGTTCGCAGCCAGCTCGATGGTTCACTGGCGGCTGACTGCGGGGTATGCGCGGCCGTTTGCGCTGCGCCATCTGCTGATCTACGGCATGCTGGGGCTGACGCTGGTCTCGCAGTTCCTCCTCATGCCCAAGATGAAGGCGTTGCGGGCGGCGATGGTGGAAATCGACAGAGTGCCACCCGACGACCCGCGGCGAGTGGAATTCAACCGCCTGCACCGGCAATCGACGCAGATCGAGGGCGCGGTGCTGCTGCTGGGCGTGGGTGTGGTGCTGTCGCTGGCGCGAGTGCGGCCGAGATGAATGCGGCATGCACGGCCTTCGGTCGCCGGAAGGCAACAACGGCTCGCTCAGGATGACAACAGTGATTGGGGCCGGGCCATGCCCATCGACTACCGTATCGACGGGGAACGGCGGCTGGTGATTGCCACCGGCCGCGGAACGGTGACGCACGAAGACCTGCGGAACTACCAGAGCGCCGTATGGTCGAACCCCGAAGTGGCGGGTTTCAACGAACTGGCAGACATGCGCGCGGTGGAACACTTCGGCCCAGCCTCACCTGAGCAGATGCTGGAACTGGCGAGTCTTGCTGCCCGCATGGACGCGGGCGGGGCCGCGACGAAGTTCGCCATGGTGGCCCCGCACAACGTGGCCTACGGCCTGGGGCGAATGTTCCAAGCCTATCGCGGCATGGAAAGAGAGAGCAGGAAGCGGGTGGGGGTGTTCCGCACTATGGAAGAAGCGCTCAAGTGGCTGGGAGTGGAGGAAGTGAGTCAGTGAATCGTTGAATGCAGTTGCCGCGTAAGGGTGAACCAACAATTCCGATTCGAAGCATGAGGGGCAAATCGCGGGAAGTGCCGAATCTGAATCTCCAGATTCGGCACTTCGGCAATTGCGCAATGGGTTGCGACTACTGGGCAGCCGGGGCTTTCTTGGCTGCGGGCTTGGCCATGGGCGCGGGCTTCCAAAAGTCGGGATCCGCGTCGATCCAGGGCTGGGCCGGATAGCTCATCTTGGGGCTGAACATGAAGAGGTGCCCCTCGGCGCTTTCCAGACCCTGAGCGGCAAAGTCGTCCATTTTCTTCTGACCATCCCCACCGAGCGCATCCTGATAGGCCTTGCCGTGCATGGCCGGGGCCGCATCCATTTCCGCCATGGACTTCATGGGGATGAAGATGAGGTAGAGGTTCGACGGGGCGCCGGCGACGGCGTGAAACACAGCGTAGTGCTCGTCG
This genomic interval from Terriglobales bacterium contains the following:
- a CDS encoding DUF4149 domain-containing protein encodes the protein MTQSLRFLMLAALAVWLGGIVFFGAVVAPTLFSVLASRHLAGTVVVEALTRLHLMGMAAGALFAASSMVHWRLTAGYARPFALRHLLIYGMLGLTLVSQFLLMPKMKALRAAMVEIDRVPPDDPRRVEFNRLHRQSTQIEGAVLLLGVGVVLSLARVRPR
- a CDS encoding MoxR family ATPase; protein product: MAAGTQSETETRAARVARLEQALRTIIRGKDDVVRLALVGILARGHLLIEGVPGVGKTTLAHALARALDCSFQRIQFTSDMLPSDVVGISIYSAQEQRFEFKPGPVFTNVLLADEINRTTPKTQSALLEAMNEGQVTVDSRSYTLPQPFLVIATQNPVEHHGTYPLPESQMDRFLMRVSMGYPEAASERQILRSEAGMAQLEHLRPVMSGADVTAMQEEIARVKVDDALVDYTLEIVRRTRDSEHLSLGVSPRGALMLFRAAQALAYVEGRSFAQPSDFKSLAVPVFAHRVVVNARYASTLKKSEQAEQILKDIVDSVPVPV